One genomic region from Drosophila subpulchrella strain 33 F10 #4 breed RU33 chromosome 2R, RU_Dsub_v1.1 Primary Assembly, whole genome shotgun sequence encodes:
- the LOC119551240 gene encoding alkyldihydroxyacetonephosphate synthase has protein sequence MAAKRNAVTTEAPESSAPGEGTALALDSRLSKSVESVIPKKRHEALKWFGWGYNDSQFYGQDGVICFRGERYPLGGCELPSFTKWVEKKFDLRVDPTKPYPQLPRSYPRPVENAPFLRELKGTTKVDHSLEGIDRLVRCHGQTLNDIYSLWHHKFQRIPDVVVWPRCHDEVVQLVRLAHKHDVMLVPFGGGTSVSGAITCPQNESRMICALDTSQMNRLLWLNRENLTVCFESGIVGQDLERVLRNEGLTVGHEPDSYEFSTLGGWVATRASGMKKNVYGNIEDLVVRVRMVTPSGTLERECSAPRVSCGPDFNHLILGSEGTLGVITEVVLKVRPLPKVRRYGSLAFPDFEQGVLFMREVARRRCQPASVRLMDNEQFMFGQALKPEKSWWASVVDGMKQRYVTSWKGIDLNQICAATLLFEGDLKDVQRQEALIYEIAEMFKGFPAGGQNGERGYILTFVIAYIRDFGLHQGIVAESFETSVPWDRCSLLCRSVKQRVVSECKKRSINFYTISARVTQTYDAGACIYFYFGFRSTDVSDPVELFEAIEHSARDEILSCGGSLSHHHGVGKIRSHWYRNAVTETGSSLYSAAKRHLDPKNIFALGNLLPLEEVPSKGDSPTPPPPPSSSSSTPPKAKL, from the exons TCACGAGGCCCTTAAATGGTTTGGATGGGGCTACAACGACTCGCAGTTCTATGGCCAGGATGGTGTCATCTGTTTTCGCGGTGAAAG ATATCCCCTGGGAGGCTGTGAACTGCCCAGCTTCACCAAGTGGGTGGAGAAAAAGTTTGATCTTCGAGTGGATCCCACCAAGCCGTATCCCCAGCTGCCCAGATCGTATCCACGCCCAGTGGAAAACGCACCCTTTCTGCGTGAACtgaagggcaccaccaaggTGGATCACTCCCTGGAGGGAATCGATCGGCTGGTGCGATGTCATGGCCAAACCCTTAACGATATATACAGCCTGTGGCACCACAAGTTCCAAAGGATTCCCGATGTGGTTGTGTGGCCCCGTTGCCACGATGAAGTGGTTCAGTTGGTTCGCCTGGCCCACAAACACGATGTGATGCTGGTGCCTTTTGGTGGAGGAACAAGTGTTTCGGGAGCCATCACCTGTCCCCAGAACGAGAGTCGGATGATCTGCGCCCTGGACACCTCACAGATGAACAGACTACTATGGCTGAACCGGGAAAACCTCACAGTTTGCTTTGAGTCCGGCATTGTGGGTCAGGATCTGGAGAGGGTGTTGCGAAACGAGGGGCTGACAGTGGGTCACGAACCGGATTCCTATGAGTTCAGCACACTGGGCGGCTGGGTGGCCACCCGTGCCTCCGGGATGAAGAAGAACGTCTATGGCAACATTGAAGATCTGGTGGTGCGAGTCAGGATGGTCACGCCCTCGGGAACCCTGGAACGTGAATGCAGTGCACCGCGTGTGAGTTGTGGACCTGATTTCAATCACCTTATCCTGGGATCCGAGGGCACGCTGGGAGTAATCACCGAGGTGGTGCTCAAAGTACGTCCCCTGCCGAAGGTAAGGCGTTACGGATCCTTGGCCTTTCCCGACTTCGAGCAGGGAGTGCTCTTCATGCGCGAAGTGGCCAGGAGGAGATGCCAACCTGCCTCTGTTCGGCTGATGGACAACGAGCAGTTTATGTTCGGCCAGGCCTTGAAGCCGGAAAAGTCCTGGTGGGCCAGTGTCGTGGATGGCATGAAGCAGCGCTACGTTACCTCCTGGAAGGGCATCGACCTAAACCAGATCTGTGCCGCCACCCTGCTTTTCGAGGGCGACCTCAAGGATGTGCAGCGCCAGGAGGCGCTCATCTACGAGATCGCCGAAATGTTCAAGGGATTTCCGGCGGGTGGACAGAACGGAGAACGCGGCTACATACTCACCTTTGTGATTGCCTACATCAGG GACTTTGGTCTGCATCAGGGAATTGTGGCGGAGTCCTTCGAGACATCAGTGCCTTGGGATCGATGTAGTCTGCTCTGCCGTTCTGTTAAGCAGCGTGTGGTTTCT GAGTGCAAGAAACGCAGCATTAACTTTTACACCATTTCGGCTAGAGTGACCCAAACATATGACGCCGGTGCCTGCATCTACTTCTACTTTGGATTCCGCAGCACAGATGTATCCGATCCCGTGGAGCTGTTCGAGGCCATCGAGCACAGTGCCCGGGATGAGATCCTTTCGTGCGGCGGATCACTGTCCCATCACCATGGCGTTGGAAAAATTCGAAGCCATTGGTACCGCAATGCCGTCACCGAAACGGGAAGTTCACTGTACTCCGCTGCCAAGCGGCATCTCGATCCAAAGAATATCTTTGCTCTGGGTAACCTCCTGCCCCTGGAGGAGGTTCCTTCAAAGGGAGATTCTCCAACGCCACCGCCACCGCCATCATCTTCGTCATCGACACCACCAAAGGCCAAACTGTAG